TCTCGCGCCGTACCGGGGCTGTCGCGCGAACTTTCGACCGCCTGACCGACCTGCTGCTCGAGCTCGGCTATCTGCGGCACGGCGAGACCGAGGACGAGGTGCACACCACCGCGCACGGTCAGCGTCTCAAGCAGATCTTCGGCGAGCGCGACCTGCTCGTCGCGGAGTGCATCCGCCGGCAGGTCTGGCTGAACCTCGAACCCGCGGCCCTCGCGGCCATGGCGTGCGCGCTCACGTACGAGCCGCGTCGGGATGAGGAGAACCCGCCGATCGGCCATTTGCCGAAGGGCGGATTCCGCGAGTCGCTTGAGCAGACCGAGGAAATCTGGGCGAAGCTCGACGAACTCGAACACACTCACCGCGTGCCGCGCACGAATCCGCTCGCGACCGGTCTCGTGCCCGCGATGTTCCGCTGGGCGAGCGGGGCACCGCTCGATCGCGTGCTCGAGAAGGCCGATCTCGCGGCGGGCGACTTCGTGCGCTGGTGCAAGCAGACGCTCGACCTCCTCGACCAGATCTCCCTCGTGGAATCGGGCAAACTCGCAACGGCCGCCCGGCAGGCCGGCGACCTGATCCGGCGCGGAATCGTGGCGTACTCCGGGGCCGAGTCTTGACGCATACCGCCGCCGTGCAGGTCACGGTGCTGCCGCCTCACGCCGGCGAGCGGATGACGGGCCTGCCTCGCCACACCGCGATGACTGCGAGCCTCGCCGGCGCGCTCATGCTGCCGCTCGCGTTCCCCGATCGTGGCTGGTGGCCGCTTGCGTTCGTGGGCGTGGCCCTCATCCTGTGGGGCGTACGCGGACAGAAGCCCGGATTTGCCTCGCTCCTGGGCTTCGCATCCGGATTCGCGTTCTATCTCGCGCACGTGTTCTGGACGTCTCTTTTCCTTGGTCCTGTGCCGTGGATCGCGCTATGCACGCTCATGGGGTTCTGGTGGGCGGCGGCGTTCCCGCTGATCGCCCTCGCGTACCGACGCCTGCCCTCTCGGCCCGGACCGCTGCGCGCGTACGGCGCGCTGCCACTGGCGGTGGCTTCGATCTGGACGCTGCGCGAGGCACTGTCGTCGACGGTGCCGTACGGCGGATTTGCGTGGGGGAGACTCGCGCAATCGCAGTCGGATTCCCCGTTCGTGGAGCTCGTCTCGTGGTTCGGCCTGAGCGGGCTCAGCTTCGCGATGGTGTGGGTATGCGCGTTCGCAATTGAGCTGCTGGCAGGGGCATTGTCGGCCGCGCGACCGCTTGAGGTTGGTGGGCGACGCGGGGAGCCGCGCGCTGCACGGTCACGGGGTGCGGAGTCGCGTGCCGTCGAGCCGCTTGTTCGTGTCGGCATCATTGCACTTACGCTGTCGCTGCTGGCCACCTGGCCGCTGTGGCCAACGCAATCGACGGGGAGTGTGCGCATCCTGGCGGTTCAGGGGGACACGCCGGGGGCGAGCTACTTCATCCCGTCGGAGCGTGGCGAGATCCTCATGGCGCACGCCGACGAGACATTCGCCGCGCAGGATCGCGAGCGCATCGATCTCATCCTGTGGCCTGAGGGCTCGGTGGATGTGAGCCCGTGGTACTCGGAGACGGCCGCCGAGGTACTCGATCAGGTTTCGGAGTATATCGGCGCGCCGCTGCTCGCCAACACCGTGACGATGGACGGCGAATTCGATGCCCCGGGCACCCACTACTTCAACACGCAGTTCCTTTGGGAGCCAGGAGCCGGCGCGGTCTCGGGCTACGACAAGGCGCACCCGATTCCATTCGGCGAATACGTTCCGGACAGGGAGTTCTTCATGGCGCTCGCCCCGGATCTCATCAGGCTCATCCAGCGCGAATACACGCCCGGCACCCGCAGCAATGTGATCGAGGCCTCGGGCACGAAGTTCGGCGTCTTCATTTGCTACGACATCGTCGACGACGCGCTCATCCGCGCGGCCATCGACGACAGCGCCGAAGTGCTGCTCGCGCCCACGAACAACGCGGACTTCGGGATGACCGACGAGTCCGGGCAGCAGATCGCGACGGCGCGACTGCGCGCGGTCGAGACGGGCCGATCCGTGGTGCAGGCGTCCACCGTCGGGTGGTCGGCTGCCTATCTGCCGAGCGGTGAAGAGATTGCGGCGCTCGACTGGTACGAGCCCGGTTCGTTCACGGCGGAGGTGCCGACCGCATCCGGCACGACCCTCGCGATGTCGGCCGGTCGCCACTTCGAGATTTTCCTCGCGGGGCTTGGCCTCGCGTTCGTGCTCGCGTCGCCTCGCGCGACGCCACGCGAAGAGCGCCCGCGCCGATACGTCTGGTGACGATCGGCGCGGGCGCCGGCTGCTAATCAGTTAGGTCCCTGGTGCAGCCGAAGGTCCTTGAGTAAGCGGGCGGAGCCCGCTGTACCGAAAGGACCGGTCGTTTCGATACACCGCTTCGCGGCTACCCAACAACCGAGTACGAGCTACTTCTTCTTCGCTGCCGCGGCCTTCTTGCGCTTGGCCGCCTTCGCGGCTTTCTCTTCGGCTTCCTTCTCAGCCGCGGTGAGCGCGCGGGCTCGGTTCGCGAGCTCGGGAACCTGCGTCGGGTCAGTCGCGCGGCCGCTGGTCTGCGGCGCACCCGCGGTCGGCTCACGGCGGTCTTCGCGCTGGGTGCCGCGACGCTCGCGGAGGTAGTCGAGACGAATCTGCAGCACCTCTTCGAGTTCTTCGGCGGTGCGACGCTCGAGCAGCATGTCCCAGTGCGAGCGCTGCGCCTTCTGCTCGGGGGCTTCGTAGGGAACCAGGTCGCCCTCGTCATCGAGCAGGCGGCCCTCGTCGCCGGTCTTCGGGTTGACCCAGACCTCGGGGGCCTCGGCGTCGGCCGCGAACGTCACGACGAACCGCTGGCCGTCTTCGGTCGAGTAGGTACGGAGCTGGTGGTCAACGAGAACCACGCCCTCGTCGCTCTGCAGGCTCTGCGATCCGAGTCGCATGCCGCGCAAGCTGCGATCTGCCATTGCGGAACTCCTTTCAAATCAAAATGTGCGGCCTAGAACGGTGACCGCACACACATCTACCCATTCTAAACGCTTTCACTGGGCGCGATATTCCGCAGCAGGCGGATGCGCGGTTCAGGTGACGAGCGGAATCGCGCGATCCGCTCGGTCGGTCACGATCCCATCCACGCCGGCGTCGAGCCACTGCTGCATCTCGGCGGGGTCGTTGATCGTCCACACGTGAACCTCGCTCACGTGTCGCTTATACGCGGCGAGGCGGCGCGGCGTAAGCAGATTGATGCGGGCCATCCGCGGTGGCAACTGGACGACGTCGCAGTCGCTCAGCGCCTTCGCGAGGGCGCGCTCGTTCTTGCGGGCGATCGCGAGCAGTACCCGGATCATTCGCTCGGTCGAGGCGCCATGGTAGGCGAGGGGGAGTAGCCGCCGTAGATCGCGGCAGGTTCGCTCGCTGAACGCGGTGAGGAGCACTCGCTGCTCGGCCTTCACCCACGCTATGCCCTCGCAGACCGCGGCGACCGCGCTCGGGTCCTTCACGTCGATGTTGAATCTTGCCTCGGGGAGCGCCTCGAGCGCCTCGGCCACGGTAGAGATATGGTGGCCCTGCCGCTCGCGCTGCTGTAGCTCGCCGAGGGTGAGATCGCGGATGCGGGTCTTCGTGCCGTCCCAGCGTTCGAGGGTCGGGTCGTGCCACAGCACCGCGACGTCGTCTTTCGTGACGTGCGCGTCGGTCTCCATGTGCGTGACGCCGACATCGAAAGCGGCGCGGAATGCGGCGAGGGTGTTCTCCGGAACATCGATTGCCAGGCCACGGTGCGCGAGGATGCGCGGCGGTGCCGGCTCGAAGTAACCCATGGTCATAGTCTGCCCCGGATTCGCGGCGGATGTGAGCCGACGCGCCTCCGGATGCGCACTCGGCGGCCAAGTAAGATCGTGCCTATGTCTGAAGCTACTGATAATCCGCTCGAGCCCGGTTCGCTCGCGGGAAAACGCGTCCTCGTTACCGGTTCGTCTCGCGGCGTGGGTGCCGACACCGTGCGATACTTCGCGAACGCCGGTGCGAGCGTCGTCGTCAACTACCGCAATAAGGAGGCACGCGCGCTCAAGCTTGTCACCGAGATCACCGAGGCCGGGGGAACCGCCATCGCCGTTGGTGCCGACCTCACAGACCCTTCCTCGGTCAAGTCGATGATCGACGTCATCCGCGACAAGTTCGGTGGCCTCGACATCCTCGTGCTGAACGCCTCGGGCGGTATGGAATCGAACATGGGGGAGGACTACGCCCTTCGCCTCAACCGGGATGCGCAGGTCGGGATGCTCCAGGCCGCTCGCGAGATCCTCACCGAGGGATCGCGAGTCGTCTTCGTCACGAGCCACCAGGCACACTTCATTAAGACCACGCCGACCATGGACGAGTACGAGCCCGTCGCGCGTTCGAAGCGCGCCGGTGAGGATGCGCTGCTCGAGCTCGTGCCCGAGCTGAAGGCCAACGGTATCGAGTTCGTGGTTGTCTCGGGCGACATGATCGAGGGCACGATCACCGCAACGCTGCTGAACCGCCTGAACCCGGGCGCGATCGAGCAGCGACGCGAGCAGGCCGGCAAGCTCTACAACGTCGCCGAGTTCGCCGCGGAGGTTGCGAAGGCCGCGGTTGAGCCCGTGCCCGCCGACAACGTGCGCCTCGTCGGCGACGTGTCGAGCTTCAACGCCGAATAGTCTGGCGAGTACCCCTGAGGTTCCCGCGTACCCCCGAGGTTGGCGAGTACCCCCGGGGTTCCCGGTTACCCCGAGGATTGCGAGTACCACCGAAGTTCGCCCCTGATGACCCCCGAGATTGCGCATTGCCACGCTCAGAAGAGCAGTAGACCGCAATTTCGGGGGTCAACTGGTTGATGGAGGCTGAAGACCCGGCGTCAACTGGTTGTGGGGAGGTGCGGGGAGGCGTGGAGAACGGCTAGTCGTCGAGGTAGTCGCTCAGGGCGCTGAGCACGTCGCGCCAGCCGTCGCGGCACTCGGCGACGATGCGATGCCCGGCACCATTACTGGGCAGCCCGGACTCGAGGACGCGAACGCGCGTCTTGTTCTTGAGCTCGGTGATGTAGATGCGCAGCTCGGAATCGAAGTCGCCTGGTTCGCTGTGCAGGCTGAGGCGGATTTCTTCGCGCTTGTCGACCTTCGTTATCTTGAGCTTGACCTGCCTGCGGGCTTTTCCATCGAAGCGCTTGCCGGCGGGCACGGCGATCTTGTCGCCGTCTTGAGTCTTCAGGCGCAGGTCGAAACCCGGCCACCAGCGTTTGAGGTCGCGCTCACTGGTAATCGCGTCCCAAACATCGTGGGACGACACCTTAAAACGGATAGAGATATCCAAAGACGGGTCGTATGGCATTCATGCGGGGTGGAGCGGTCGGAGGTGGAGAGTGCGGCGATGGTGCCGGGAACTCGGTAGCGCAGGGAGGGGTGTTTCGGGGTAAAAAGTAATGCGCCACAGGCTGGAGCAAGTGACGCATTTGAGAAGTGAGCTGGCGAACCTATTTGCGGCTTCGCCCAACCAACTGCCACGGGATGAAGAACGCGAGGCTGTTGAGCAGCACACCGGAGATGAAGACCAGCAGCGACAGCGTGTCGTTATCCATCTGGAATGCGAGCGGGTAGCAAGCAATACCAGCGGCGAAGACGATCATGCAGCCAATGGCGATGAGGACGCTCACAGAGATTCTCCCAACGTGACGAAAAAACACTTGTCCGCCAGCAACTGGCGATAATGGACATACTACGCGATTTCACAGGAACGACGCGCACGTAGGGGTCGCGAGCCGCGTGTCTCAAACCGATATCCAACATCCGATAATGCACATTATGACAATCCAATATTCCGTCCAGGATCGACTGGAACACTGGCCGCTTCCCCGTTCCCTGTGAACGACATGACCTTCGTGCGAATTGAGATGTCAGTAGCTACAACCGAGAAAACCCAAGTCGTCACCCCGACGAAGCCGTTCGCGCCAGCCAATCACGCGAACTCGTCGTTCCGTCCCGATATTCAGGGACTGCGGGCCATCGCCGTGGGCGTTGTGTTGCTGTATCACGCTGGCGTGCCGGTATTTGGCGGCGGCTTCATTGGCGTGGACGTGTTCTTCGTGATCTCCGGCTTTCTCATTACCGGCGGTCTCCTGCGCTCGAGCTTGCGCGACGGTCGCATCGACCTGGCGGACTTCTACGCCAAGCGGGTGCGCCGCATCCTGCCCGCCGCGACCGTGGTGTTGCTGTTCACGGCTGTCGTTACTCTGACGATCCTGCCCATGACGCGCTGGCGGGACATCGGCCAGGACATCTTCTCGAGCGCCTTCTACGTTGCGAACTGGAACTTCGCCGCGGCAACCAATTACCTCAATGCTGACAAACCGGCCAGTCCCCTGCAACATTTTTGGACTCTGTCCGTTGAGGAACAGTTCTACGTCCTGTGGCCGCTGATCATGATTCTCGCGCTGTGGCTCGCGACCCGCAGCGCGGCCGGTGAGGATGCGACCCGTGAGCCGCGCATCCGCCGCAACCTCGAGATCGGCGTCTGGTTCGTCATCGCGTCCTCGCTGGCGGCGTCGATCTCTCTCACCGCGACCGATCCATCCCCCGCATACTTCGTAACGACCACGCGCCTGTGGGAGCTTGGCATCGGCGCCGCGATCGCAATTTACGCAAATCGGCTCGAGCGAATTGGCGACCGCCTCGGGTATCTCCTCGGGATGCTCGGCATCGGGGCGATCCTGCTCGCCGCCGTGTGGTTCACGGCCGACACGCCGCCGTTTCCTGGCACGGCGGCACTCCTCCCCACGCTTGGCGCCGCCGCCGTGATCGTTGGCGGCATGTCGGGCCGAGCGACGCGCGGCGTCGGCGCGTTCCTCAGCGTTCGGCCAATGCGCTGGGTCGGCGACCTCTCGTACTCCCTTTACTTGTGGCACTGGCCGCTCATCGTGCTCGGCACGTACCTAGCCGGAGGCACGTTGAACCCGTGCCTCGGCATCGGAATCGTGCTCGCCTCGTTCGTGCCGGCGTGGCTCAGCTATCGTGTCGTCGAGTCGCCGTTCCGCGAGTGGTCGCTGCTCAAGCGACACGTGTCCGCCGCGCTGCAAATTGGCCTCGCGCTGATGCTGACCGCGGCGCTCGTCGGGGCGATGTTGGTGTCGCTCCCCCGCCAATTCAGCGCTGGCGTCGAGGAACCGGAGGGCGCGCAGGCGCTCATGGAGGATCCGGCCGCCGGCGCACCGACCGAAAAGGCATCCCCGTTCGTGCCCTCGCTGAGCGAGGTGGACGAGGATCTCCCCCAGATCTACGCGGACGGCTGCACCGACAGCTCTCAGACCGATCCCACGGACCCGTGCGTCTACGGTGACGTCACGTCCGACACGACCGTCGCGCTCGTCGGCGACTCGCACGCGGCCCAGTGGTTCCCGGCGCTCGAGAAAATCGCCACCGAGCACGGCTGGCGGCTCGAGATCTATACGAAGTCCTCGTGCCCGTTCGTGACCACTCCCCTGCTCGATAAGCACGACCGCCCCAACACGGACTGCTCCGAGTGGAATGCGCAGCTGCGCGAAGAGCTCACGGGTGAGAACAAGCCGGACTACGCCATTGTGAGCTCCTACGGCTATGACGATGCCGCGGAGAAATCGGTCGCGGACGGCCTCGCCGAGACGTGGCAGGCCGTGATAGATGCCGGAGTCGATCTGACGGTGCTCGTTGACCCTCCCGCGGCCCGGCTGGATGTGCCGGAGTGCGTCGCGACCAACCTCGATTCCCTGAGCGAGTGCACCCTGCCGGGTGACAGCGGGAATCCGGGCGGCGCGCCGGCGCAGCTGGAGGCCGCGGCCAAGGTGGATGCGACGACGGTCGACATGAGCGAACTCGTCTGCCCGGATGAGGAGTGTTCGCCCATCATCGGCGATGTCTTGACGTTCCGCGATCGGCAGCACCTCACCGCCACCTACGTCGAGACTCTTACGGAACCGCTCGAGGATGCGCTGCGGCAAGAGTCCTCGCTGCCGCTCGACTAACCGTCGCTTGCGGGCACGCCGGACTAGCCGGCGCTTGGCAGCAGAGCCACGAACTGGGCACCCACCACCCAGGTCCCAAGCGCGCAGACGACGACGAAGCTCAGGTTCCAGAGGAACTTGGGCACGCCGGTCAGTTCGGCCAGCACACCCGGGTCGCTTGCGCGCCCGCCGCGCAGCATCACGGCGCCGAGATGACGCCACGCCCCCACCACGAGCACCGCGCCGATGCCGAGCAGCACCGCGGTCTGCAGCGCATCCGCCCGAAACCACCACAGCGTGCCAGCGGCGATGAGCGTGACCACCATCACGAAGCCTGTGAGGAACGACCGCACGCGGAAAAGGGCGATGAGCAGGATGACGAGCACCGCGGTGATCACCGGCGCGCCCCAGCCCGCGCCGCCGAGCCATGCGAACGCGGCGCCGATGATCGCGGGCGCCGGATACCCGGCCCACGTGGTGATCACCCGACCGAAGCCTTTCGCCGGCCCGGCCGTCACTGCCGCGCCCGACATATCGCCGCGCAGCACAAATCCGGTGAACTTGCGCCCGACCAACATCCCAACGACGGCGTGACCAAGCTCGT
This DNA window, taken from Gulosibacter molinativorax, encodes the following:
- the lnt gene encoding apolipoprotein N-acyltransferase; this encodes MTHTAAVQVTVLPPHAGERMTGLPRHTAMTASLAGALMLPLAFPDRGWWPLAFVGVALILWGVRGQKPGFASLLGFASGFAFYLAHVFWTSLFLGPVPWIALCTLMGFWWAAAFPLIALAYRRLPSRPGPLRAYGALPLAVASIWTLREALSSTVPYGGFAWGRLAQSQSDSPFVELVSWFGLSGLSFAMVWVCAFAIELLAGALSAARPLEVGGRRGEPRAARSRGAESRAVEPLVRVGIIALTLSLLATWPLWPTQSTGSVRILAVQGDTPGASYFIPSERGEILMAHADETFAAQDRERIDLILWPEGSVDVSPWYSETAAEVLDQVSEYIGAPLLANTVTMDGEFDAPGTHYFNTQFLWEPGAGAVSGYDKAHPIPFGEYVPDREFFMALAPDLIRLIQREYTPGTRSNVIEASGTKFGVFICYDIVDDALIRAAIDDSAEVLLAPTNNADFGMTDESGQQIATARLRAVETGRSVVQASTVGWSAAYLPSGEEIAALDWYEPGSFTAEVPTASGTTLAMSAGRHFEIFLAGLGLAFVLASPRATPREERPRRYVW
- a CDS encoding glycerophosphodiester phosphodiesterase family protein, encoding MGYFEPAPPRILAHRGLAIDVPENTLAAFRAAFDVGVTHMETDAHVTKDDVAVLWHDPTLERWDGTKTRIRDLTLGELQQRERQGHHISTVAEALEALPEARFNIDVKDPSAVAAVCEGIAWVKAEQRVLLTAFSERTCRDLRRLLPLAYHGASTERMIRVLLAIARKNERALAKALSDCDVVQLPPRMARINLLTPRRLAAYKRHVSEVHVWTINDPAEMQQWLDAGVDGIVTDRADRAIPLVT
- a CDS encoding SDR family oxidoreductase translates to MSEATDNPLEPGSLAGKRVLVTGSSRGVGADTVRYFANAGASVVVNYRNKEARALKLVTEITEAGGTAIAVGADLTDPSSVKSMIDVIRDKFGGLDILVLNASGGMESNMGEDYALRLNRDAQVGMLQAAREILTEGSRVVFVTSHQAHFIKTTPTMDEYEPVARSKRAGEDALLELVPELKANGIEFVVVSGDMIEGTITATLLNRLNPGAIEQRREQAGKLYNVAEFAAEVAKAAVEPVPADNVRLVGDVSSFNAE
- a CDS encoding SRPBCC family protein, which codes for MPYDPSLDISIRFKVSSHDVWDAITSERDLKRWWPGFDLRLKTQDGDKIAVPAGKRFDGKARRQVKLKITKVDKREEIRLSLHSEPGDFDSELRIYITELKNKTRVRVLESGLPSNGAGHRIVAECRDGWRDVLSALSDYLDD
- a CDS encoding acyltransferase family protein; translated protein: MSVATTEKTQVVTPTKPFAPANHANSSFRPDIQGLRAIAVGVVLLYHAGVPVFGGGFIGVDVFFVISGFLITGGLLRSSLRDGRIDLADFYAKRVRRILPAATVVLLFTAVVTLTILPMTRWRDIGQDIFSSAFYVANWNFAAATNYLNADKPASPLQHFWTLSVEEQFYVLWPLIMILALWLATRSAAGEDATREPRIRRNLEIGVWFVIASSLAASISLTATDPSPAYFVTTTRLWELGIGAAIAIYANRLERIGDRLGYLLGMLGIGAILLAAVWFTADTPPFPGTAALLPTLGAAAVIVGGMSGRATRGVGAFLSVRPMRWVGDLSYSLYLWHWPLIVLGTYLAGGTLNPCLGIGIVLASFVPAWLSYRVVESPFREWSLLKRHVSAALQIGLALMLTAALVGAMLVSLPRQFSAGVEEPEGAQALMEDPAAGAPTEKASPFVPSLSEVDEDLPQIYADGCTDSSQTDPTDPCVYGDVTSDTTVALVGDSHAAQWFPALEKIATEHGWRLEIYTKSSCPFVTTPLLDKHDRPNTDCSEWNAQLREELTGENKPDYAIVSSYGYDDAAEKSVADGLAETWQAVIDAGVDLTVLVDPPAARLDVPECVATNLDSLSECTLPGDSGNPGGAPAQLEAAAKVDATTVDMSELVCPDEECSPIIGDVLTFRDRQHLTATYVETLTEPLEDALRQESSLPLD
- a CDS encoding M50 family metallopeptidase is translated as MNVFSTPALQADWLQALWSRIQPAAAGMELSTETLWLVLGLAAIAVGVPFVWVRVRLLITLVHELGHAVVGMLVGRKFTGFVLRGDMSGAAVTAGPAKGFGRVITTWAGYPAPAIIGAAFAWLGGAGWGAPVITAVLVILLIALFRVRSFLTGFVMVVTLIAAGTLWWFRADALQTAVLLGIGAVLVVGAWRHLGAVMLRGGRASDPGVLAELTGVPKFLWNLSFVVVCALGTWVVGAQFVALLPSAG